One genomic window of Nicotiana sylvestris chromosome 10, ASM39365v2, whole genome shotgun sequence includes the following:
- the LOC138879056 gene encoding nucleoporin nup211-like, which produces MANQVIIGALFQEGTSQVRPPYFNGQHFSHWKVRMKIFAKAYDIKVWRVIKKGNYPLPASTPPLADPGDIDSYSKEQLEVVQVNNKERNLLHNAISGEEYEKYQKENPLKRCLPTTWQTKVVTLESQDLNKLSYDELRGELIAFERTHLKKTNQEEKKKIVAFKTSTEMAENEIDDPEALQEEIAMMSRNMDGLMRRYRSTKKGRFPPKRSRQYNEQDKNDGKFYECGKFGHIQTECPELKRKISRGFNKNKSFGSWSDEDDSDHEEITNLCFMTILENEMNKTSGCWTNEDVSDDENENCFMAQGETSEVRSYDCERYNELQDIFDSTLKEFQKMMNELKRLTREVKDWKLKHELCEIEKEVLQEEFEDLQMQLNNMRKSTSHSSVRSNQTTYKSTGKEPARTKSTSSNTYERSISGSDVKCHCCNKSGHKYSFCHFRKSNVSGWVWKPKSFEPSNTNPPGPRQAWEALKDSSWVQAMQEELDQFSKNQVWKLIPKPDNVSVIGTKWVFRNKLNEDGKVIRNKARLVAQGYSQQE; this is translated from the exons atggcaaATCAGGTTATCATAGGAGCTCTTTTTCAggaaggaacttcacaagttagaCCACCATACTTCAATGGACAACATTTCTCTCACTGGAAAGTACGAATGAAAATCTTTGCTAAAGCTTACGATATCAAAGTCTGGAGAGTCATCAAAAAGGGAAACTATCCCCTACCAGCTAGCACTCCACCACTTGCTGACCCTGGAGATATAGATTCATACTCAAAGGAGCAACTGGAAGTAGTACAAGTGAACAACAAGGAGAGAAATTTGCTTCATAACGCTATAAGTGGTGAAGAATACGAGAAATATCAA AAGGAGAATCCATTGAAGAGATGTTTGCCAACCACTTGGCAGACCAAAGTAGTCACACTAGAATCTCAAGACCTAAACAAATTGTCCTATGATGAACTACGAGGAGAACTAATTGCCTTTGAAAGGACACATCTCAAAAAGACAAATCAagaggagaaaaagaaaatagttgcATTCAAAACCTCTACTGAAATGGCTGAAAATGAAATTGATGATCCTGAAGCTCTGCAAGAAGAGATTGCTATGATGTCTAGAAATATGGATGGACTAATGAGAAGATACAGAAGCACAAAGAAAGGAAGGTTTCCACCAAAACGATCCAGGCAATACAACGAACAGGATAAGAATGATGGAAAATTCTACGAATGTGGAAAATTTGGGCATATTCAAACTGAATGCCCAGAACTAAAGAGGAAGATCTCTAGAGGCTTCAACAAGAACAAATCCTTCGGAAGCTGGAGCGATGAGGATGACTCTGACCATGAAGAAATAACAAATCTTTGCTTCATGACAATTCTGGAAAATGAAATGAACAAAACTTCAGGATGTTGGACAAATGAAGATGTTTCAGATGACGAAAATGAAAATTGTTTCATGGCACAAGGTGAAACTAGTGAGGTAAGATCTTATGACTGTGAAAGATATAATGAATTGCAGGATATCTTTGATTCAACCTTGAAAGAGTttcaaaaaatgatgaatgaacTTAAGAGACTCACTAGGGAGGTTAAAGACTGGAAACTCAAACATGAATTATGTGAAATCGAAAAGGAAGTACTTCAAGAAGAGTTTGAGGATTTGCAAATGCAGCTCAACAACATGCGCAAATCCACCAGTCACAGTTCTGTTAGGTCAAACCAGACGACTTACAAGTCAACTGGAAAAGAACCTGCTAGAACCAAGTCGACTAGTTCCAATACCTATGAAAGATCTATAAGCGGGTCTGATGTTAAGTGTCATTGCTGTAATAAAAGTGGGCATAAATattccttttgtcattttcgtaaATCAAATGTGTCAGGATGGGTTTGGAAACCAAAAAGTTTTGAACCTAGTAACACTAACCCTCCAGGACCCAGgcaagcttgg GAAGCACTGAAAGATTCAAGCTGGGTGCAAGCCATGCAAGAGGAGTTAGATCAGTTCAGCAAGAATCAAGTGTGGAAACTAATACCCAAACCTGATAATGTGTCTGTAATCGGAACAAAGTGGGTGTTTAGGAACAAATTGAACGAAGATGGAAAGGTCATAAGAAATAAAGCCAGACTAGTTGCTCAGGGCTACTCACAACAAGAATGA
- the LOC104233494 gene encoding uncharacterized protein has product MVSLCFNNVMLVQAFIFLLVKDSTAHTDQVNPIIVADHEAENGLAMAGMRYLSEEKEVLEGVPAYVEVTNAGIRKLLTDRRNYTRKDVKKVEDIVVKKKSKNSSASATHDFVGNLYQKGQGELELMGSSHSVKINRGSFMVFSADYHMTRQHPSKNN; this is encoded by the exons ATGGTGTCCTTGTGTTTTAATAATGTTATGCTTGTTCAGGCGTTCATTTTCCTATTGGTGAAGGATTCTACTGCTCATACTGACCAAG TTAACCCAATAATTGTTGCTGATCATGAAGCTGAAAATGGTTTAGCCATGGCAGGAATGAGATATCTGAGTGAGGAAAAG GAAGTTTTGGAAGGTGTACCAGCATATGTTGAAGTCACCAATGCAGGAATTAGAAAATTGTTGACAGATAGAAGGAATTACACGAGGAAAGACGTGAAGAAAGTTGAAGATATCGTGGTTAAGaaaaaatcaaagaactcaagtGCAAGTGCAACTCATGACTTTGTTGGCAATTTATATCAGAAAGGGCAAGGAGAGTTAGAATTAATGGGAAGTAGCCATTCTGTGAAGATAAATAGAGGTAGTTTCATGGTTTTCAGTGCTGATTATCACATGACAAGACAACACCCCTCTAAGAATAACTAA